One Eptesicus fuscus isolate TK198812 chromosome 13, DD_ASM_mEF_20220401, whole genome shotgun sequence genomic window, ttttgcatgataCTCTTTTAGATGCCTTGGGGAACCTTAGGGTGGAATGCCACCTAAAGTTGAATTTTAAAtaccacaattattttaaaaatgtgtatttttttcttagcaaAGTGTGTACAATGTCTACCTTTAAAGTTATAGAGAACTGTGAAGTAAAAAGAGTTCTTAATGACTTCTACATCAGAATTAATCTGCCTCAAATGGATGACTACTGATTAGTGGCTTATTTGACTAGATGGATGATGGTAGGAACAGCTATCTTCAACTTGAAGGTTCAAGCTTATTCATTTGCTAATCCTTATTTTAGAAAGCCCTGTCTCACCCTGCTGATGCACCACTCAATGGAAATTCCACTGATATTTGCCAAACACTGTGCTTAACACTGtatttattctcatttaatcctcacaataatttgGTGAGCTAAGTATTCCCAATATCCTAACTTTACAGAAAATTAACTGAGGCATAAAGATACTTGTCCAGTATACTCAACTGGTATAATTCAATCTAGGTTTAAAATTCAACTCAGACTGATGCTAGCATGTATACTCTTGCCCTGGGTCCCACGGGCAGCCCTGGGAAATGTGTCCCAGGCCAGAAGGGTCCCCATCTTCTCATTACCTGGGTAAGGGAAGCGGAACTAAGGGGCTTGGCTCAGGATGTCGCCTTTGGTGTCTGTGCGGGCCAGGTACCCGTAGGCTGTGGGTGCCGAGGGGAGGGTATTGATCTCCATGAACATGAAGCACAGGAGCCAGGAGATGTAGAGCGCCACTACTACTGTCATCTTGTCAACTTTAAAACTTAAGTGAACCACTTATGACCACTGGTTCCCAACTAGTTCCTGACCTCTACACTACACAGTTTTTGCTTCCCACCCTCAACACTCTGCCTGACTCCCAGTAACTGGCGAGGCCTGCACCGTAGCTTTGAGTGCCAGGCTAATACTCAGAATCCCAACGTATTCTCCTGTGCTTACCCACGACCAGGTCCTGTTCATCTTACCTCCCAATTCCTATCATGTGTCCTCTTTATCTCAACTCTACAAAGCGGTATACTTGATTTTCCCACATGTACATTTGGTCTTCCACAGAACAGCCTGAGTgagttatttattaaaataatttaacgttacttatttttaatgctaTCAGTTACATGCACTTGGTTTAAATGGCTCAGAAGAGATAACAATTATCCATcttctcttcctttaaaaatccccacaggtgccctagctggtttggctcagtggatagagtgttggcctgcagactgaagggtcccaggtttgattctggtcaaaggcacatgcctgggttgtgggctaaatTCCCCAGTAgggtgctggcctgtggactgaagggtcaggtttgattctggtcaagggcacatgcctgggttgtgggctcgattccccagtagggggggtaggaggcagccgatcagtgattttctctcatcattgatttctctctctcttcttttctctctgaaatcaataaaaatatatatattttaaaaacccccACAGGTTGCCACTCTTGACTCTTTAAACTTTTTTATGATTGAGATTACTCAGTATCTGTAAATAATATGCTTTACTAAAAAAAACTTAGAATTCTATCTTTGCTTCTGctagttttcctttttatttattggaaACATAATTGATACAAGGAGAATCCCTTAGTTTTCCCAAGTCTAGATAATCATTACCgatattatttgtttaatttattataataagGTCATAATAATCAATGTTAAatatcaaaaaaaataaattttaatttaatattctaTTGCAAAGATtaagtaaaaatgaataatttctcACAGCTAAAAAGAACTAGAATGTGatagtatcatgttttaaagatatACAGCATTCAACATGTAGAGCTAAAGTAGAATCTTATCGGCTAGAGTATTATAAATAAGCTACTCAAATTTATTATAGTTAAGTAGAGAATAAATCTTACACCCCAAAATAgcatgttttcaatttctttaatgatcatatatattattttcaatattttattcatatctaTATAACAAGGTGTAATGACTAGCTTAGTTCATTGTCATCTTAAATTCTACATTGCCTAAAAAAATCCGTTTCTCTATATTTTAAGTTTCTAGCTATTATAATAATCATCTGGTTGTAACTTAAATTTTAATCAAAGCTGAATTAAATAACTTGGagcataaaatgtatttctaaagattataccatttttaattcatctagaaattttatatattcatttattgacATTGTGCACAGCTCCATCGCTCACATCAGTCAGTACACTCAAACACTCATATAATTTCCACTCctttcaatatttttgtttttttatttttctattcttttaaaccTTAAAACTCTATGTAATATACActtcacatttattttactttaactaTAGAAGATATCTAATGACCCCTATTTTATGAGTATAAAGATATCTGCCTGTCTATTCTTCTCATCAATTCTCATTCCAGCATTGAGTTCTTATTTCAGtcacattatcttttttttttaaatatattttattgatttattacagtgaggaagagagagggatagagagttagaaacatcgatgagaaagaaacatcgacgagctgcctcctgcacaccccccactggggatgtgcccgcaaccaaggtacatgcccttgaccggaatcgaacctgagacccctcagtccgaaggccgacgctctatccactgagccaaaccggtttcagctcagtCACATTATCTTGATACTGTGTTCTGTAATTAGAATCAAGTTTTATAAATCTCATATGCTGACTACAAAATATTAAAGGATTGTGCTATTATGCCTATATAAATTATATTCACTGGAGAACCAGGGCTTTTCTTGAGATTACACccttctttgcttttcttcttttttgctgtCCTCTTTCCTGACTCCCTTCCTAGTTTCTCCTGGGAGCAGCTTCTACATAAATCACTTTAAAACAAACGCTCTTCTCAGGATATGCTTCCAGGGAAACTAACCTAAGATAACATTGATAACCCAAGATGACCAAAAATCAGAATTTTTCTAAGTGTGATTTCACCCACAACCACCCTccaaaaaacacaaaatcaaaaACTGGTCCAAGAACATTTAACTAATTatgcaggtcaagggcatattagGGCATTTGTATAGGGGAGTGGCAAAAACAACTTCTAGAGTGTAATTACTTATACAGTGAAGTGTTGGAGTGGCATTTTCCCTTCTCTTGCCGTGGGGTCAGGTGGTATGGGCAAAGGGTTGTAGCGTACCCTTTTGATACCTACATCACTTATTCTTGCCCCAGTTATGATTTTAAGGTTATATGTGGTGAGTGGTTGTAACTCACATTGCCGGTGTCCTGCTTCCAGAGATAATAACCACTAATGTCTCTGTTTAATGTCCCAGTCTTTCTCTGAAGCCTAAGACCTTCTGGGGAGTCTCTTGCAACCTGCTTTGTCCAAATGTAAGGAGTAGTTAAAACCCCAGGGGAAACCCCAGTCAACACAGGATGGAATCCAGTGTATGAACATCCGTCCTCTTTCTCAGTTGAAAAATTCTGGTATGCGATCTCTGGACTTTTCACATATCCCAATGGAGTCAAGCCACTGTTGCGACAGCAGTGACCTTGTATTGGCTGATCCTACATGCCTGCTAACCCTCCCTGTTTCCTTACTCCTGCTTCCTTggatcacctcccaaataaaatACCTGAAGCAAAAGCCTGTCTCAGCCTCTGCCTCCAGTAAATGCAAACTAAGACATAAATGCCCCATCCCCAATTGCAAGAAAGTTAAGAAGGTATCTAAGAATCACCCAGAGTTTGGCATGTAAGCCCTGGAATGTGTGGGAATGGTGTCTGACTCATGCCTGAAAAAATTTAACTTTGAAAAGGTACATCTCTGGTCAAATACAGCCTTTGCTGTCAGTTACCTTCTGTTACTTCCCCAGCTCTACCAACAGAGGAGCCAGTGACAGCCTAGTGGGTACAGGAAGGGAAGTAGAAATGTGAGGAATTGCTGGTGATGCTGACAATACACTTCGGCACTCTTCCTAGTCCGAGCTCTGAGTTTGAGGTTGACATTGATTATCATCGGGAAAGGTTGTGCTATGAAGGTAAAACTTTAAATGGAAATAatcacagaaaacaaaataatgccTAATAGTATGCAAAACACCCATAAAGAACTTCATAACTGAAAATTTCACCATGCCAGCAGTTATATCAGCCATCTCTCTTCGAGGAGCATAATCCTCCCAGGCTTTTACATTGGACCCCAAGAGACAGCATTAGCACAGGTAGAGGGACCACCCTATCTTAGAAGTCTTATGACCATAATTAGGACCAATATATCTTATAATGTTCAGATATACTTTCAGGGTTCctgcaagcatttttttttacagttataAGAAGCACTGCATTAAGGGAAGACTATATTCCATATATTGTCCTCCCAATCCAGAAGCATTTTACAATTAAAGGATCATTTTTTGTTGCTGTAAGCAAGGTTGTATGTTTGTCTCTGATGGCCTTTGGTTGATTAGGCTTTAACACCTTATTTTcagttttacatatttattaagtGGCACAGAACTGAAAATTGTGATATTTAGGATATGAATCTGATAGAGGGTTTCATAATCagagtatctacactaataaaagagaaacatgcaaattgatcatccCTCAGctatgcctaccagccaatcaggagtgagtatgctaattaacccaacaaagatggtggtggccatggagctggagcaagcaggaggcttgggttgcccccggcaatggaggaagccaagcttcccgccagCCCTGGCCACCACTCAAGGAGGgactgggagcctgggtcactggagttgtgtggccagcctgaaaacagccctcagccccttacccaggatgaccacacccccatggggtgagggtccccactgggggggggcttggctagcctgaaaacagccatcagcccctcacccaggctggccaggcaccccaggggGACCCCCAACCTAaagggggtgtggtcagcctgaaaatggccctcagccccttacccaggctggccatgcccccatggagtaagagtccctcCTGGGGGGCATgcccagcctgcaaacagccatcagcccctcacccaggctggccacgcccccatggggtgagggtccctgctggggtcatggccagcctgcaaatagccatcagcccctcacccaggctggccaggcaccccagcgggaacccccaccataaagggggtgtggccagcttgaaaacagccttcagcccctcacccaggctggccaagccccccagcagggaccctcaccccatgggggcatggctggcccgcaaaccaccacaggcccctcacccaggctgccccatgccccaagggaaccctcaccctgatccgggacatgattaagggcaaaccagctggccccctccagtgcaccaggcctctatctatactagtaaaagagtaatatgctaattagactgggagaccttccagacgttcttctggacacaGCCATGGTGGATGGgtcgaggtagaggtggttagaggccaagaggggagggaagttgtgggtaatcaggccaggatgggatagcagttgtgggtgatcaggccggtggggtgggggctattggggatgatcaggctggtgaggggggacAGTTTGCGGtgaacagaccagcaggggggccagttgggggtgatcaggacagcgggggggcagtttggggcaagcaggccagcagggtgggcagttgggggtgagcacgcTGGCacgggaggcagttgggggtgagcaggctggcaggcagagtggttagggacaatcaggcaggcaggcaggtgaacggttaggagccagcagtcccagattgcaagagtgatgtccaactgccagtttaggcccaacccctgtaaaccagcagtaggacatccttcaaggggtcccagagtggagaggatgcaggccgggctgagggaccaccccacctcccctgtgcacgaatttcatgcactggtccacTAGTGGATGAATAAAAACTATTAGAGTCAAGAATGTGGAGGAATTTTAAGTTAGGTTATCAGTTGTGATATGCAAGTAGTTAGAAGTTGTCCTTGCTGATGACAAAGATAGAGATGGAGAGGAAAATTTTAGTGcaggtgctaaaatcctcaaggAATGAGGAATGGCAGGGAGATCAATGTGGCCTGGCAGACCGAAGGTGCCATAGTTGCAATGTCATGGATCTCATAGGAGGAAGTGTGTGGGATTGAGGAAGAAATAGACTATTAGATAGAAATCATTAACCCCATTTTAGAAATCATGAAATTGAGTCTCCGAGGGGTTAAGCTCAAACACCTCAAACTGAACCCTGGTCTCCTAGTTTAAAAGGTCACACCTAAGTTTTTCAAACTATTTAAATGAAGGACAATTTTCCCCCAAACCACccatgaataaataattttttatgtttttaaatatgtttttattgattttagacaaagagaaagggaaaaagagagagagagaaaaatatcgatgagagagaataagagaatcattaatcgactgcttcctgcataccccatactgggattgagcccacaacctgggcatgtgctgactgggaatcaaaccagcatcCTTTCAGTGCATGAGAGGACaatgaaccaactgagccacaccagccagggcaaagggaCTGTTTTGTCTACAGAGATGGAATTCAAGCCCTGGTGGGAATGACTCTTGTCTCCATCTCTACAGCCAGATTTCTATTCCAGCAATTCATTGTCTAAATCTCTGGACAAAGCTTCCATCAGGATTCTTAAAAATACATCTTCATTAGCACCTAAGTTATGCCACCTTCCCTGACCAGCCCCTTAGATGCACAGTAAATCATTCTTTCTCCTATATTACTGAAGCAGCTTTTCCATTATTTCATTGTACTACTGCTGACACTGTGTGATAAATTCCATCTGGGTTGAAATTTGTTTGATTGTCTTGTGTTTTGGATAGCAGGGCCTCAATTTGATTTGGATGATTGGTTGATTACATTAGTGATTAAGTGAATGATGGGTTTGCTCTCAACTTCTCAGGCCTTATGGAGTACTGGCCATTGCCACTGTCCAAAAAGatgaataatctataataataaaagcataatatgctaattagaccatacatCCTTCCCAATGAAGCTGAGCCtgtgaggaaagcccaggtcctgggtgcctgctggcagccagaggaagacctactactcttgcacgaatttcttgcatcgggcctctagtttaatttaaGGCAGAAGAAGGATTGAGTAAGATGCAGATCTACTGGCGACCACCATTTTGAAGATTAGGGACCTGCTCCTTCTTATCCTGGTTTTGCAATTCACTCTGGTGTGAAAACAGGTATAGAAATAATGGATCTTAATGGTAACCTTTAGAGACATAGAAAGGAAGGTGGGGTACCTAATGTACCTGCTGTTGCCAGCTGGCTCAGGGGAATGTGGGTGCTTAGATAACTCAGAACATTTCCTGGGATTAGTCTGTTGGGGGGTGAGTAGAAAATACTTCCAAGACATTTAAATAGGGGACCATCCTGTGTATACTGAAATTCAGGGAGAATcgtcttaatattttttctacagCTAAATAGTCACTAAGTCAAAGTAATAGTTTTCTTCCTTACTATTCCCTATTTCAATTATAATGTTCCTTTTCATAGTGACCCAAAGGTTATTTTATTGGAAAGAAAACTGACGTCATCCTACTAACCCTAACAAAGTAGGAAGCTAATTGTTCTGAACATTTCCCATGGTCTGGGAGACCAAAAACTCTCTCCTTCACTTTCATTAATTAAGGGAGAAGGGATTCCAAAGGACACCATGACATCCTGATGCTCCTTTGGGAAGGACAGCCTGGCCTTAATGAGTCACCAGGCTCTACATGGTTTTCTGTACGAGAACCTTTTTCTCAATGGGGCAAGCAAAAACAGCCCTAAGAGATTTGTTCTGTTCTGTTAgagccttccttttcctcccaccACACACCCATAGATAGCCACCCTCATCCTCACAGCACGTGTGTAACTATGGTCCTTGATCAAGGGGAGCATTCAGTGGTCTACATTGTCCAGTATGCAACCTATAAAACTAAGTGGAAAACTTCTGCCTTATAAAATTCTCCTTGGAGTTCAGCCTCAAGCATTCTGGCTCTGAAGGTGAGTGCAACTGTTTTAATTGTTATTTGTTcaatgagaaatttaaaataaaagaaactaatcAACTTAGCTCTTGACCTCTGTGGAgactgtggcctcagcaagggaTGCACAGCAGAATGGTTACTCTAGACACCAAAACCAGGCTGCCCAGGTGTCGCAGGGCAGTGTGGATGGTCTGCAGCAGCCAGAGCCACTGCTATGCTTGTGTGACTGAAACTCTGAAAGGAAATCGTGAAGAAACCACCAGGTACTCAGGTTGGAGGCTCACAGTCCTATGCCTTCTAGTCCCCATGCATTGAGTGAAGGGATAGTTGAGAGTTAGAGTCCCTGCCCCAGGTGGGCAGCATGAATGGATGGCAAAGTGAAGAGCTCAAGAAAGAACCCTGGTAGCCAGTGGAGAAGAAGGGAATATCAAGAATCACATGTCGTATTATGCATCTCAATGACGTAGTCCAAAAGTATGAAGGCATCAGATATTGTACTTCCTGTCTTAATTTTGATTTGTGGTGAAAATCTCCTGCCATGTGTTGAAAGAAATctatgtagtttttaaaatcaaaaaaattaacaaagaaaatccACCAACACTTCATTTTTACCTAATAAAAAATAGCCCTGCAGTGTGACCAAACACCTTTGGAAACTTTATAAATATCATGTCTTTTAATCTCACAACAAAGCTGCATTGCAGAaacaattattcccattttaccaaAGAAAAAGCTGGGAGTCACAGAGATTGGCATGTTCGAGTTAAAACAGCTGGCCGGTGGGCGGCCTAGGAACTCTTTCCCCTTCATCTCCATGACTCTGGCAGCACGGACTGAGGCTCACACCATGTGCTCGGTGATGCAGGGGTGGCCCACAAATCCTGCTCGGTGCTTGGCCCCTTGCTCAGACCTGTGTATGTTCAGAGTCTGACAATGAGCACTCTGTGGGACCTTGAATGTGTGGAAAGGCCAAAGGAACAATAGATGCTTAAATGTCAGAAAGGAAAGGCAGTGGAGGCAAGCTAGCTGTATTTAAATGTGTCAGAGTTTTTCTATAGAAAGGTATAATTAAGCTCCAGGAGATGACTGATTAGGTGTAATGCTAGAGCTACCAGCAATGGCAGCAAACGGTCACTAGAGTAATTTAAATGCACATAATGAAATCAAAGAAGAGatagaacacatttttaatgACCTGTAGGTTCTTAAATATTAGTTCATTAAACCttaccattcatttattcaaagaaCTAAGCCCCATTTTTGGAAATACAAAATGCTTTCTTATTcagaaataagacatttttatgATATCTGGTAGTGATATTTACCATGTATGTAAGTGTTTAGAACTTTAAGAATGGAAATAATGTTGATAGCAGAAAATTGTGTTTCTTTGAAAATCAGAACTAACAAACTGAGTAGAAAACCTCAGTTTCATTTAACATGACCCTCAAAAGCACAAAAATTGCAAGGAAGcatatataagaaaatacatttagaaatgtAATCAGATAGATTAAGCTTCATGAATACCATGCTAAGGCATTTGACATATTTTCCATTTAGCATTTCAGATATGGAAATTTCTTAGGAAACtgggatatattttattgataatatTGACTGAAATTGTAAATCAGGTAAATGGAATTATTATATGAGTAATGTCTTATTTCTGAATAAGAAAGCATTTAGTATTtccataatatataaatactagttaCTTATGCCCCCAAAGTACAATAAATCAAATGGATTGTGAGGCATTGTTAAAGAATGTAGGTGAGTCTTTTTCTTTAGTTGTTaattagaggagaaaaaaagaaaatgcatgcaAAAAGGATTTATAAATCTGTAGAATGTATCTGCAAGGATTTTTATTTAGCTGAAGTTAATGGAAAGATAAGATATGCATAAATAGTGAAATTTTCAGGTAAATTAAGtcccaattaaattattttataatatttttaattatcacttttattaattgatttctttagagagagaaagggaggaagagaaggagataggaatgaggggggaagagagagagagagagagagagagagagagagagagagagagagagagagagagagggagagagagagagagagaaaaacactgatgtgagagaaaaacatctatcagttgcctacactatgtgccccaaccaaggatAGAGCCCTAActgggtaggtgccctgaccaggactcgaacctgccaccttcctGGGGTATATTGGATACCACTCCCAAAACAGCCACACCACACCAGCCTTACAATTATTTTCacacttctgttttctcattctGATAAGCAtatctttcttttctaattttcactGAATGTTTAGTATGCCCTGAAATGATTGCCTTACACTACTGTCTTCTCTTATTATTCATCAATAACCCTGCTTTTGCAGGACTGCCTCTAAACAGAGGAACTTTGCCTAGTGTCACACACAACACATGgagaagcataaaaaataaaaaatgaatactcACATTTCCCTCCACAGGAATAATTCAAAGAGGACATGGAGGTTGGAAACCATACCAGTGTGACGGAGCTCATCCTTTTGGGGTTAACAGAAGAATCTACACTTAGTGTCATCTTCTTTGTGATATTCCTAGGAATCTATGCTGTCACCTTAATGGGCAATGTCAGCATAATCATGTTAATCAGTAGCAGTCCTCAGCTTCATACCCCAATGTACCTTTTCCTCTGCCATTTGGCCTTTGTTGACATATGGATATCCTCCTCAGTCACACCTGTCATGCTCATGGGCTTCCTGAGGAAAAGAATCTCTCTGTCTCTAGCTGGTTGTTTGGCTCAACTCTGTGCTGTGGTCAAGTTTGGGACGACTGAGTGCTTTCTGCTGGCTGTcatggcctatgaccgctatgtggccatctgcTCTCCACTGCTCTACTCTACCCACATGTCCCCCAGAATCTGCATTCTCTTAGTGGGGATGTGCTACTTGGGTGGATGTGTGAATGCTTGGACATTTACTGGCTGTTTATTGAGTGTGTCTTTCTGTGGACCAAATCAGGTAGATCACTTTTTCTGTGATTTCTCCCCTTTGTTAAAAATTTCCTGCTCCGATATCTCCATCATTGAAATTATCCCTTCCATCTCTTCTGGGTCCATTATCGTGGTCACAGTGTTTGTGATATCTCTCTCTTACATCTGCATCCTCATCACCATCCTGAAGATGCGTTCTGCTGAAGGGCGCCACAAGGCCTTCTCCACCTGCACCTCCCACCTCACTGCAGTTACTCTCTACTATGGAACTATTACCTTCATT contains:
- the LOC129151311 gene encoding olfactory receptor 491-like, whose translation is MEVGNHTSVTELILLGLTEESTLSVIFFVIFLGIYAVTLMGNVSIIMLISSSPQLHTPMYLFLCHLAFVDIWISSSVTPVMLMGFLRKRISLSLAGCLAQLCAVVKFGTTECFLLAVMAYDRYVAICSPLLYSTHMSPRICILLVGMCYLGGCVNAWTFTGCLLSVSFCGPNQVDHFFCDFSPLLKISCSDISIIEIIPSISSGSIIVVTVFVISLSYICILITILKMRSAEGRHKAFSTCTSHLTAVTLYYGTITFIYVLPKSSYSTDQNKVVSLFYTVVIPMLNPLIYSLRNRDVKDALRKTTVRLCQIFLPCQMNCKVCVYLYHT